The Medicago truncatula cultivar Jemalong A17 chromosome 4, MtrunA17r5.0-ANR, whole genome shotgun sequence genome includes a region encoding these proteins:
- the LOC11427663 gene encoding BURP domain protein USPL1, whose product MLRRNMSPKFISEIIFLHLLFLITIFYGSRARELAGTESKLLDIAVNKTATNEHQTEHKHHAHNHNHMDPSVMVFFTLKDLKVGKRMQINFPKRNPSTSPKFWPRDKADSLPFSLNKLPTLLKIFSLSQDSPQAKAMVDTLTECESKPIKGEVKFCATSLESMLDFTQSILGIKNDLKVYATSHLTKSSVTFQNYTILEKIMRISAPKMVACHTMPYPYAVFYCHSQESENRIYRVSLVGDNGDMVEAMVVCHMDTSHWGHGHVSFQVLGVVPGSSNVCHFFPADNFIWVPKLEVQGVSDM is encoded by the exons ATGCTAAGGAGAAACATGAGTCCAAAGTTTATATCTGAGATCATCTTTCTTCATCTACTATTTCTAATCACG ATTTTTTATGGAAGCAGAGCAAGAGAATTAGCTGGAACAGAAAGCAAACTCTTGGATATTGCAGTGAACAAAACTGCTACTAATGAACATCAAACAGAACACAAACATCATGCACATAATCACAATCACATGGATCCTTCTGTTATGGTGTTCTTCACCTTAAAAGACTTAAAAGTTGGGAAAAGAATGCAAATTAATTTTCCCAAAAGAAACCCTTCAACTTCCCCTAAGTTTTGGCCAAGAGACAAAGCTGATTCACTTCCTTTTTCATTGAACAAACTTCCAACTCTTCTCAAAATCTTCTCTTTATCTCAAGACTCTCCACAAGCCAAAGCAATGGTAGATACCCTTACAGAATGTGAGAGCAAACCCATCAAAGGAGAAGTGAAATTCTGTGCCACTTCTTTAGAATCTATGCTTGATTTCACTCAAAGTATTCTTGGTATTAAAAATGATCTCAAAGTTTATGCAACTTCACATTTAACCAAATCAAGTGTCACTTTTCAGAACTATactatattagaaaaaattatgaggATTTCAGCTCCAAAGATGGTGGCATGTCACACTATGCCTTACCCTTATGCTGTATTCTATTGCCATAGCCAAGAAAGTGAAAATAGGATATATAGAGTTTCACTTGTCGGTGATAATGGGGATATGGTGGAAGCTATGGTTGTTTGTCATATGGATACTTCTCATTGGGGACATGGTCATGTTTCATTTCAGGTTCTTGGTGTTGTGCCAGGAAGTTCTAATGTCTGTCACTTTTTTCCTGCTGATAATTTCATATGGGTTCCAAAATTGGAAGTTCAGGGTGTTTCAGatatgtga
- the LOC11412488 gene encoding uncharacterized protein translates to MRPALAVLTLLFLFLFAATIESRNDLKEYWKTIMKDEEMPEGIQGLLQLKSEIEPMKNSKAQEQLAKGKCDEHPATNTLNIIKKKVVTEEFQPRPTISAYGDDKIDIKVTEKHIKDFEPRPSGTRYDGDGYKSEKLRVYSEFEPRPSATKYDGDGEGYKTIKLPGNDEFEPIPSVTRYDGDGYKSMKLSGNDEFEPRPSVTRYDGDGYQSTKLSVNNEFEPIPSVTKYGGDGYKNTKLSVNSEFEPIPSVTSYGSDGYKSMKLPVNDEFEPRPSATKYDGDGYQSTKLSVNSEFEPIPSVTSYGSDGYKSTKLPVNDEFEPRPSATKYDGDGYQSTKLSVNSEFEPIPSVTSYGSDGYKSMKLPVNDEFEPRPSATRYDSDDYRKMKLPMNDEFEPRPSVKKYDGDNNKSKKLHVNDEFEPRPSATKYND, encoded by the exons ATGAGACCTGCTCTTGCTGTGCTTACTCTCCTCTTCCTTTTCTTG TTTGCTGCTACTATAGAATCAAGAAATGATCTAAAGGAATATTGGAAAACTATTATGAAAGATGAAGAGATGCCGGAAGGAATTCAAGGGCTTCTTCAACTGAAATCTGAAATCGAACCTATGAAGAACTCCAAGGCACAAGAACAACTTGCCAAAGGTAAGTGCGATGAGCATCCCGCAACAAACACactaaatatcataaaaaaaaaggtggtCACAGAAGAATTTCAACCAAGACCCACAATTTCAGCTTATGGTGATGACAAGATTGATATAAAGGTAACTGAGAAACATATAAAAGATTTTGAGCCAAGGCCAAGTGGCACAAGGTATGACGGTGATGGTTATAAAAGCGAGAAGCTACGAGTGTACTCTGAGTTTGAACCTAGGCCAAGTGCTACAAAGTATGATGGTGATGGTGAAGGTTATAAGACTATTAAACTACCAGGGAATGACGAATTTGAACCCATACCAAGTGTTACAAGGTATGATGGTGATGGTTATAAGAGTATGAAACTATCGGGGAATGATGAGTTTGAACCCAGACCAAGTGTTACAAGGTATGACGGTGACGGTTATCAGAGTACAAAACTATCGGTGAATAATGAGTTTGAACCTATACCAAGTGTTACAAAGTATGGCGGTGATGGTTATAAGAATACCAAATTATCGGTGAATAGTGAGTTTGAACCCATACCAAGTGTTACAAGTTATGGCAGTGATGGCTATAAGAGTATGAAACTACCGGTTAATGACGAGTTTGAACCCAGACCAAGTGCTACAAAGTATGATGGTGATGGTTATCAGAGTACAAAACTATCGGTGAACAGTGAGTTTGAACCCATACCAAGTGTTACAAGTTATGGCAGTGATGGCTATAAGAGTACAAAACTACCGGTTAATGACGAGTTTGAACCCAGACCAAGTGCTACAAAGTATGATGGTGATGGTTATCAGAGTACAAAACTATCGGTGAACAGTGAGTTTGAACCCATACCAAGTGTTACAAGTTATGGCAGTGATGGCTATAAGAGTATGAAACTACCGGTTAACGACGAGTTTGAACCCAGACCAAGTGCTACAAGGTATGACAGTGATGATTATAGAAAAATGAAACTACCGATGAACGACGAATTTGAACCTAGACCAAGCGTTAAAAAGTATGATGGTGATAATAACAAAAGCAAGAAGCTACATGTGAACGACGAGTTTGAACCTAGGCCAAGTGCCACAAAGTATAATgactaa
- the LOC11441086 gene encoding SWI/SNF complex subunit SWI3D isoform X2, which translates to MEEKRPPSTVDTPAPEPTPSRRRAGGNKRKSGSLNASNSASTSSKRITREKASPLHHPPPHNGPLTRARQIPNNSSAAANSSTAGGSASAPAAVKHAPQTQALVVAAEQLKKKESEWESMEAEIEAEFKAIRSRDANAHVVPTHCGWFSWSDIHSIEKRMMPSFFNGISENRTPDKYMEIRNWIMKKFHSNPNIQIELKDLSELDIGDSDARQEIMEFLDYWGLINFHPFPSTDSAVASTGDDGEAEKNSLLEKLYHFETLQSCPPAVQKTGLITPAMTSGLFPEPAIAEELVKQEGPAVEMLEYHCNSCSGDCSRKRYHCQKQADFDLCTDCFNNRKFGTGMSPLDFILMEPAEAAGVSSGKWTDQETLLLLEALELYKENWTEIAEHVGTKSKAQCILHFVQMPIEDAFVDCDDDVDAGSKETADPAATNNNLPMDEDKAKDASEVIENDISDSIKGHDETSQAEDVKVKDNQEETPKLQDGSDEKTSEGTPKLEDDNKVKLGEEVGDDCVLNALKEAFAAVGYSPEPEGPSSFAEVGNPVMALAAFLAQLVGSDLAVASAHNYIKSLSGNAPSTEIASRCCFVLEDPPDDKKDTATSERDSKSEGDQTDKNVQQDAAMLNDKDLEKDHQKTKIASDASEDKIHQASTDGGISEKPISSEGEAMNNHESGLDNCNDPSISKAPNDQAQGTLHNSSGSTTKAEIPPSSEEVQERTSNEEPGHPIEEQKEGSVSDSHPSEKNEIQQSIKSNLPVELPKPAETPKSDDMVSDSMPSDTNKPQKQLSTNAVSESQKTTDSAMDVDVVSNSLPSKIDSQPLTSSQDNETHKDVDMMPSSHPIKSSVGAENGAIAVEDCAGNGMEVKNDGSKTKQDSSFEKVKRAAVSTLAAAAVKAKVLANQEEDQIRELTSALIEKQLHKLETKLAFFNDMEHLVMRVKELLDRSRHKLYHERAMIISSRLGVPASSSRGVPPSIPTNRIPMNFANSLQRPQFNMNPQGPLISRPGSTAATTLPNPLMSATAAGSSVRPSSQENLSSVGTE; encoded by the exons ATGGAGGAAAAACGTCCTCCATCTACCGTCGACACACCGGCGCCAGAACCAACACCATCTCGCCGCCGTGCCGGAGGAAACAAACGAAAATCCGGTTCCCTCAACGCCTCCAATTCCGCTTCAACCTCTTCCAAACGCATTACTCGCGAGAAAGCTTCACCTCTTCACCATCCTCCTCCGCATAACGGTCCCTTAACTAGGGCTCGTCAAATCCCTAACAATTCCTCCGCCGCCGCGAATTCTTCGACCGCTGGTGGTTCTGCTTCTGCTCCCGCCGCGGTGAAACATGCTCCACAGACGCAGGCGTTGGTTGTGGCGGCGGAGCAGCTTAAGAAGAAGGAGAGTGAGTGGGAGAGTATGGAAGCTGAAATTGAAGCGGAATTCAAAGCTATTAGATCTCGTGATGCGAATGCTCATGTTGTTCCTACTCATTGTG GTTGGTTTTCGTGGTCGGATATACATTCAATTGAGAAACGTATGATGCCTTCTTTCTTTAATGGAATATCTGAAAATCGGACTCCTGATAAATACATGGAGATACGGAATTGGATAATGAAGAAGTTTCATTCAAATCCAAACATACAAATTGAGTTGAAAGATTTATCAGAGCTTGATATCGGGGATTCGGATGCTAGGCAAGAGATAATGGAGTTTCTTGACTATTGGGGTTTAATTAACTTCCACCCGTTCCCTTCAACGGATTCTGCTGTGGCAAGCACCGGCGATGATGGGGAAGCAGAAAAGAATTCCTTGCTTGAAAAACTATATCACTTCGAAACTCTTCAATCATGCCCGCCTGCTGTTCAGAAGACTGGCCTAATAACTCCTGCTATGACCTCTGGCTTGTTTCCAGAGCCAGCGATTGCTGAAGAGTTGGTGAAACAAGAGGGCCCAGCAGTTGAGATGCTTGAGTACCATTGCAACTCTTGTTCTGGTGATTGTTCTCGCAAACGTTACCACTGCCAGAAGCAG GCAGATTTTGATCTATGTACGGACTGCTTCAATAATAGAAAATTTGGCACCGGCATGTCTCCATTGGATTTTATACTCATGGAACCAGCTGAAGCCGCAGGGGTTAGTAGTGGGAAGTGGACTGATCAGGAGACACTTCTGCTCCTTGAAGCATTAGAACTCTATAAAGAAAATTGGACTGAAATTGCAGaacatgttggaacaaaatcaAAAGCTCAGTGCATATTACATTTTGTTCAAATGCCAATTGAGGATGCCTTTGTTGACtgtgatgatgatgttgatgctGGTTCCAAAGAAACTGCAGATCCAGCTGCAACAAACAACAATTTGCCTATGGATGAAGATAAAGCTAAAGATGCTTCAGAAGTTATTGAGAATGACATTAGTGATAGCATCAAAGGCCATGATGAAACTTCTCAGGCTGAAGATGTCAAAGTGAAAGATAATCAAGAGGAGACTCCAAAGTTACAAGATGGTAGTGATGAGAAAACTAGTGAGGGAACTCCTAAATTAGAAGAtgataataaagtaaaattggGCGAGGAAGTAGGTGATGACTGTGTTTTAAATGCTCTTAAGGAAGCATTTGCAGCTGTTGGTTATTCTCCTGAACCTGAAGGCCCATCTTCATTTGCTGAAGTGGGTAATCCTGTCATGGCATTG GCAGCTTTCCTTGCACAGTTAGTAGGTTCTGATCTGGCTGTTGCTTCAGCTCATAACTACATAAAATCCTTGTCTGGAAATGCTCCTAGCACTGAGATTGCTTCAAGGTGTTGCTTTGTTCTAGAAGATCCACCAGATGATAAGAAGGACACAGCTACTTCTGAGAG GGATTCTAAAAGTGAGGGAGATCAGACTGACAAAAATGTACAACAGGATGCAGCGATGTTAAATGATAAAGATTTAGAAAAAGATCACCAGAAAACGAAGATTGCAAGTGATGCTTCAGAAGACAAGATACATCAGGCTTCTACAGATGGTGGAATCTCAGAAAAACCAATTTCTTCAGAGGGGGAAGCAATGAATAATCATGAGAGTGGGCTTGACAACTGTAATGATCCCAGCATTTCAAAGGCACCCAATGATCAAGCTCAGGGTACTCTGCATAATTCAAGTGGTTCAACAACCAAAGCTGAAATTCCACCTAGTTCTGAGGAGGTTCAAGAGAGAACTTCAAATGAAGAACCTGGCCATCCTATAGAGGAACAAAAAGAAGGAAGTGTGTCTGATTCTCATCCATCTGAAAAGAATGAAATTCAACAATCAATTAAATCCAATTTACCAGTGGAGCTACCCAAGCCAGCAGAGACACCAAAGTCTGATGACATGGTGTCTGATTCTATGCCCTCAGATACGAACAAGCCTCAAAAACAGCTATCTACAAATGCAGTCTCTGAGTCTCAAAAAACTACAGACTCTGCAATGGATGTTGATGTAGTTTCTAATTCCTTGCCATCAAAGATTGACTCCCAGCCACTAACATCTTCCCAAGATAATGAGACACACAAGGATGTAGATATGATGCCATCTTCACATCCAATTAAATCGAGTGTGGGTGCTGAAAATGGTGCAATTGcag TTGAAGATTGTGCAGGAAATGGTATGGAAGTGAAAAATGACGGTTCAAAGACTAAACAGGATAGCAGCTTTGAGAAAGTGAAACGTGCAGCTGTTTCTACATTAGCAGCAGCAGCAGTGAAGGCAAAAGTTCTAGCAAATCAAGAAGAAGATCAAATCCGAGAACTTACTTCAGCGTTGATAGAAAAGCAG TTGCATAAGTTGGAAACAAAGTTGGCTTTCTTCAATGATATGGAACATTTGGTGATGAGAGTAAAGGAGCTTTTAGATCGGTCGCGGCATAAGCTTTACCATGAACGTGCTATGATAATTTCATCCCGCCTTGGTGTACCGGCTTCCTCATCCAGAGGTGTACCACCATCCATACCAACCAATAGAATTCCTATGAATTTTGCAAACTCACTCCAAAGACCGCAATTCAACATGAATCCTCAAGGGCCACTTATTTCTAGACCTGGGAGCACTGCAGCTACTACCCTTCCAAACCCATTAATGTCTGCAACTGCAGCAGGAAGTTCAGTTCGGCCATCCAGCCAGGAAAACCTTTCTTCTGTTGGGACAGAATAA
- the LOC11441086 gene encoding SWI/SNF complex subunit SWI3D isoform X1 yields the protein MEEKRPPSTVDTPAPEPTPSRRRAGGNKRKSGSLNASNSASTSSKRITREKASPLHHPPPHNGPLTRARQIPNNSSAAANSSTAGGSASAPAAVKHAPQTQALVVAAEQLKKKESEWESMEAEIEAEFKAIRSRDANAHVVPTHCGWFSWSDIHSIEKRMMPSFFNGISENRTPDKYMEIRNWIMKKFHSNPNIQIELKDLSELDIGDSDARQEIMEFLDYWGLINFHPFPSTDSAVASTGDDGEAEKNSLLEKLYHFETLQSCPPAVQKTGLITPAMTSGLFPEPAIAEELVKQEGPAVEMLEYHCNSCSGDCSRKRYHCQKQADFDLCTDCFNNRKFGTGMSPLDFILMEPAEAAGVSSGKWTDQETLLLLEALELYKENWTEIAEHVGTKSKAQCILHFVQMPIEDAFVDCDDDVDAGSKETADPAATNNNLPMDEDKAKDASEVIENDISDSIKGHDETSQAEDVKVKDNQEETPKLQDGSDEKTSEGTPKLEDDNKVKLGEEVGDDCVLNALKEAFAAVGYSPEPEGPSSFAEVGNPVMALAAFLAQLVGSDLAVASAHNYIKSLSGNAPSTEIASRCCFVLEDPPDDKKDTATSERDSKSEGDQTDKNVQQDAAMLNDKDLEKDHQKTKIASDASEDKIHQASTDGGISEKPISSEGEAMNNHESGLDNCNDPSISKAPNDQAQGTLHNSSGSTTKAEIPPSSEEVQERTSNEEPGHPIEEQKEGSVSDSHPSEKNEIQQSIKSNLPVELPKPAETPKSDDMVSDSMPSDTNKPQKQLSTNAVSESQKTTDSAMDVDVVSNSLPSKIDSQPLTSSQDNETHKDVDMMPSSHPIKSSVGAENGAIAGAVEDCAGNGMEVKNDGSKTKQDSSFEKVKRAAVSTLAAAAVKAKVLANQEEDQIRELTSALIEKQLHKLETKLAFFNDMEHLVMRVKELLDRSRHKLYHERAMIISSRLGVPASSSRGVPPSIPTNRIPMNFANSLQRPQFNMNPQGPLISRPGSTAATTLPNPLMSATAAGSSVRPSSQENLSSVGTE from the exons ATGGAGGAAAAACGTCCTCCATCTACCGTCGACACACCGGCGCCAGAACCAACACCATCTCGCCGCCGTGCCGGAGGAAACAAACGAAAATCCGGTTCCCTCAACGCCTCCAATTCCGCTTCAACCTCTTCCAAACGCATTACTCGCGAGAAAGCTTCACCTCTTCACCATCCTCCTCCGCATAACGGTCCCTTAACTAGGGCTCGTCAAATCCCTAACAATTCCTCCGCCGCCGCGAATTCTTCGACCGCTGGTGGTTCTGCTTCTGCTCCCGCCGCGGTGAAACATGCTCCACAGACGCAGGCGTTGGTTGTGGCGGCGGAGCAGCTTAAGAAGAAGGAGAGTGAGTGGGAGAGTATGGAAGCTGAAATTGAAGCGGAATTCAAAGCTATTAGATCTCGTGATGCGAATGCTCATGTTGTTCCTACTCATTGTG GTTGGTTTTCGTGGTCGGATATACATTCAATTGAGAAACGTATGATGCCTTCTTTCTTTAATGGAATATCTGAAAATCGGACTCCTGATAAATACATGGAGATACGGAATTGGATAATGAAGAAGTTTCATTCAAATCCAAACATACAAATTGAGTTGAAAGATTTATCAGAGCTTGATATCGGGGATTCGGATGCTAGGCAAGAGATAATGGAGTTTCTTGACTATTGGGGTTTAATTAACTTCCACCCGTTCCCTTCAACGGATTCTGCTGTGGCAAGCACCGGCGATGATGGGGAAGCAGAAAAGAATTCCTTGCTTGAAAAACTATATCACTTCGAAACTCTTCAATCATGCCCGCCTGCTGTTCAGAAGACTGGCCTAATAACTCCTGCTATGACCTCTGGCTTGTTTCCAGAGCCAGCGATTGCTGAAGAGTTGGTGAAACAAGAGGGCCCAGCAGTTGAGATGCTTGAGTACCATTGCAACTCTTGTTCTGGTGATTGTTCTCGCAAACGTTACCACTGCCAGAAGCAG GCAGATTTTGATCTATGTACGGACTGCTTCAATAATAGAAAATTTGGCACCGGCATGTCTCCATTGGATTTTATACTCATGGAACCAGCTGAAGCCGCAGGGGTTAGTAGTGGGAAGTGGACTGATCAGGAGACACTTCTGCTCCTTGAAGCATTAGAACTCTATAAAGAAAATTGGACTGAAATTGCAGaacatgttggaacaaaatcaAAAGCTCAGTGCATATTACATTTTGTTCAAATGCCAATTGAGGATGCCTTTGTTGACtgtgatgatgatgttgatgctGGTTCCAAAGAAACTGCAGATCCAGCTGCAACAAACAACAATTTGCCTATGGATGAAGATAAAGCTAAAGATGCTTCAGAAGTTATTGAGAATGACATTAGTGATAGCATCAAAGGCCATGATGAAACTTCTCAGGCTGAAGATGTCAAAGTGAAAGATAATCAAGAGGAGACTCCAAAGTTACAAGATGGTAGTGATGAGAAAACTAGTGAGGGAACTCCTAAATTAGAAGAtgataataaagtaaaattggGCGAGGAAGTAGGTGATGACTGTGTTTTAAATGCTCTTAAGGAAGCATTTGCAGCTGTTGGTTATTCTCCTGAACCTGAAGGCCCATCTTCATTTGCTGAAGTGGGTAATCCTGTCATGGCATTG GCAGCTTTCCTTGCACAGTTAGTAGGTTCTGATCTGGCTGTTGCTTCAGCTCATAACTACATAAAATCCTTGTCTGGAAATGCTCCTAGCACTGAGATTGCTTCAAGGTGTTGCTTTGTTCTAGAAGATCCACCAGATGATAAGAAGGACACAGCTACTTCTGAGAG GGATTCTAAAAGTGAGGGAGATCAGACTGACAAAAATGTACAACAGGATGCAGCGATGTTAAATGATAAAGATTTAGAAAAAGATCACCAGAAAACGAAGATTGCAAGTGATGCTTCAGAAGACAAGATACATCAGGCTTCTACAGATGGTGGAATCTCAGAAAAACCAATTTCTTCAGAGGGGGAAGCAATGAATAATCATGAGAGTGGGCTTGACAACTGTAATGATCCCAGCATTTCAAAGGCACCCAATGATCAAGCTCAGGGTACTCTGCATAATTCAAGTGGTTCAACAACCAAAGCTGAAATTCCACCTAGTTCTGAGGAGGTTCAAGAGAGAACTTCAAATGAAGAACCTGGCCATCCTATAGAGGAACAAAAAGAAGGAAGTGTGTCTGATTCTCATCCATCTGAAAAGAATGAAATTCAACAATCAATTAAATCCAATTTACCAGTGGAGCTACCCAAGCCAGCAGAGACACCAAAGTCTGATGACATGGTGTCTGATTCTATGCCCTCAGATACGAACAAGCCTCAAAAACAGCTATCTACAAATGCAGTCTCTGAGTCTCAAAAAACTACAGACTCTGCAATGGATGTTGATGTAGTTTCTAATTCCTTGCCATCAAAGATTGACTCCCAGCCACTAACATCTTCCCAAGATAATGAGACACACAAGGATGTAGATATGATGCCATCTTCACATCCAATTAAATCGAGTGTGGGTGCTGAAAATGGTGCAATTGcag GGGCAGTTGAAGATTGTGCAGGAAATGGTATGGAAGTGAAAAATGACGGTTCAAAGACTAAACAGGATAGCAGCTTTGAGAAAGTGAAACGTGCAGCTGTTTCTACATTAGCAGCAGCAGCAGTGAAGGCAAAAGTTCTAGCAAATCAAGAAGAAGATCAAATCCGAGAACTTACTTCAGCGTTGATAGAAAAGCAG TTGCATAAGTTGGAAACAAAGTTGGCTTTCTTCAATGATATGGAACATTTGGTGATGAGAGTAAAGGAGCTTTTAGATCGGTCGCGGCATAAGCTTTACCATGAACGTGCTATGATAATTTCATCCCGCCTTGGTGTACCGGCTTCCTCATCCAGAGGTGTACCACCATCCATACCAACCAATAGAATTCCTATGAATTTTGCAAACTCACTCCAAAGACCGCAATTCAACATGAATCCTCAAGGGCCACTTATTTCTAGACCTGGGAGCACTGCAGCTACTACCCTTCCAAACCCATTAATGTCTGCAACTGCAGCAGGAAGTTCAGTTCGGCCATCCAGCCAGGAAAACCTTTCTTCTGTTGGGACAGAATAA